The following DNA comes from Camelina sativa cultivar DH55 chromosome 14, Cs, whole genome shotgun sequence.
GTAGAAGAGTTTAAAAGGTCCTGGAACCGTCTTAAACGGGTTTCCCTCGAAAATCGCCTGCAAAAGTTACTAATGCTATAAACATCAATAAGGTCCAAGAGGAGTTTATAATACGAAAATATGCAATAATCATGGATCAAGCCAAGCAAATTTTAGATCTTCAATTGCAGCAAAATTGTGTATATTACAACAAAGTCAATAATTGATACAAGCTTCAACAAACACAATTGGAGATACACACTTCAGAAGGCAATGGATTACTTCATTACCATATTCCATCAATCATCCATCATTATTCATTATGAAAAGTAACAGAAACCTttgaaaaaaccctaaattgattTCACTGAATCTCTAATGCGACGAGCATatcaatccaaaacaaaaatagcagAAGAGAGATCCAGAGGTTTaccagaaggaagaaaaaagatcGAATTTTTAAAACCGCATACGAAACTAAGAAGGAAATAGTGAGAACCTGGACAACATCCTCGACACGATCGTTGCAGCGGTGAGCTTTGGGCTCACGGTGACCTTCCGGTAAACCCCATGGACTCTCTCTCCTCGGCACGGGTCTCGTCTCGCTCATCTTTCTCTTGCTGCCTGAAGAAATCTCAAAGCTCAAACGCACTTGAAAAATTGATAATCAAATCTTTACCTGAACCACTTAATTGAACCGGAGTATTCTTCCCGGTTTATTAGTTCGGTTAGGTAAACCAATAATTTTGGTCTTCTTCATCCGGTCAACGACTCTCTCAGAACTCAGATTTTGAAACAGAGTAATCAATCAATCAGagcaggaagaagaaaaagatgggaGCTTTAGGGAAGCTAATCGACGTGGCTCTCTTCGTATACTTCGCTTCAATGGCGATAATCGCGCCGCTCATCGACGGCCAAACGTCGCTACCTAGAGGAATCTACCCGGCGATTCTCACCGATCTGAAAAGCAAGTACATTGCCGATTTCGGAGACTACTTGCTCATGGAGAAGCCGCATTTTCTAGTTGGACTTGTGTGGCATGAGCTTTTGTTCTGATGGCCGCTCTCCATTGCTAACGTCTACGCCATTCTCGTCGGCAAGTCGTGGTTTGGTACCACCTGCTTGTTGTATGGAGCTTCCCTCGTTACTTCCATGGTACACTGGTTtcaattttcttgattttcgggtttttagggttttagttaGGTTAGTATACTGATCTGAGGGCAAGATGATCATGTGAAAATCATAACTTTGttctttgatattaaagatttgCAAACATCATTCAAGCTGCTGAACCATGTACAGATTTGATTAGATCAGGCTAGTAGTAAACTCGTTTGGGAAATTAAGTTAAAGTTCTCAACTTTTCTTACTGTTATATATGTCACTGTGTGTATTGGTGGAATTGGTTTTGTGAAACTTCTGAACTTTTTTTGATATTCTTAAAATCtgacgatatatatatatatatatatatatatagcttattaGCGTTTCTTGGTGGATATATCTTGATGCACATAGGTATTTTTGGCTATAGTCTACTCTTATGTTATGTCTGGTCTGCGTTCTTGTGGACTCTATATGGTTTAAGAATTGGCAATATTCTGTCTTGACTATGACTATGTGAATCTTTAGGCTGCAATCCTAGGAGAGATGATAGGTTCAGGGAAGGCATCTGACAGATTGCTAATGATGTATGTGCCTTTCATGGGTTTTGGGATTCTGGCTGTTCTTCGAGGTTAGTCTGTAGATCCACCAAAAGCACCGGATATGTTGGCAAGAGATCAACTACCATGCCAAGAAAAAAGATGGCCTGAGATAAAAAGCAGTTAGTTACTCACTATCCTTTTTTTCATGTGAAAATGTTATTGCTTTCCTAGTTCTgtggaatttttgttttgttggctCAACAACAAtgaaatatttctttgttttaattcaaattCCTTCTTTGCTCTTCTACATCACTGGACTAGGGGTCTTCTGTTGGTAGATTTTGGTCCTCTTTGAGTCTTGATtgaattggttcggttttatTGAACCAACAATCGTTAGATAGCACTCCGATTTGTTGGTTCAAGTTATTGTTCTCTCAGCATGATTGAAATCAAATTCATGGTACGACACTACGAGTTTCCGGTTGCCTTGCAATGACCCTTTTAAGAGAAACTCAATGTCTGGTATGTGAGCGTCTGGTATGTGAGCTTTACGaagcaaagacaaaaagaaagtgaaaaaccAATACTTGTATAAGATATTTATACAAAACTCCAAAAGAAATGTCAAACTCCAAGTTCTTGATGTGGTTCCATCTAACcacaacaagaaaagaaaaacagtaactGTAACACAAAAAGGATTCCAAAAAGACTTTCTAACctactttttctttctaattcaGTATGTTGCAGGGGAAGTCAATTCCCGAACCTCGTACAACCATTTGCATTCTAACTTTTCAAGTAAAAGAGTTTTTAACTGCTTAGTTTAAGCAGAACAAAACTTCACACTACTAACACTCAGTCTCAATGGTGTATCTTGTGAGGTTCGATCTTGACTCCTCCGCTtctttcaaaccaaaatctctccttttttttccttcattttccatttttttagtttcctgcagaaagaaagaagataagtaTGATCACGTAAAGGCGTAACAGCGAGAAGAATATGTTTGCTGAAAGTACCTAATGGGTTGGTTTCAAGCAGTCTCACAAGACATGGAAGCTTTGATTCTCTCAACAGTGCAAGCTATTAGATTGTTAACAGTTGCAACAGAGCCAAGAGATAGCTTAGCTGTAGGAACTGAGTCAACCAGAATCTGAAAAGCCACGGTCAAGAGCGACCCTCCATCTCCTCCACCATTGGCATTACCATCAGGAAGAATAGCAAAACCCGATGGAAGCAGAGCCACATAGTCCGGATCACCTCCATTAAGCACTATATTCATTGCTACAATATCGACTGGAGCATAGATCACAAAGGAAGCTGTAGGATCAGTGCAGCTCTCTTGTAGAATCAGCATATTGCTCTGGCTAGAGTTTGCACTCTGTGACATAAGGAAAAGATTAAGTTATTAGCTACGATCAGAAGATCATAACAAGAGTAAGAAACCCGGTTTAACTCACATTTACCCGAAGAAGAGAAACACAGTTTCCGGTATCCCTCCCGTTAGCAATATGTGCCATTTCTTGCACAACTCCTCCATTAGACAGAATATCCCACTGCATATCTCACAAAAGCAACATTAACACTCTGTCCAAATCAGAACTAAAGAGCGTTAATAACTAAAAGTGTTACCTCATTTCTTGAATTCTCATCTCTGAGGAAATCAAAGACTCTCTTTGGAGGAACAGGGATCCAAAAGGAAGTGGCTGCACTAAGAACAATACCCGGAGGCCTTCCTGGATCGTCCACACTCTTCCTAGTCATCACTCTAACATCTTCAGCTCCTGTACCGGACAATGTAGTCCACGTGTGAGCTGTTGAAGCACTCACTCCTGCACAAAAGCTTATAACCATCCGCTCCGCCAATTTCAGCATACTCCTCCTCCCTTCTTGGTTTGTTATCACTGCAATTTCGTCATTATAAAATTGTGTTTCTGATGCTGATTCTAAGCCTGACTATGAGAAAGtagttatgaaacaaaacattatgCTTACCGCCAACTTCTCCAGAGGAAATGTTTGTAGCCATGACGCTAGCTAACCGCTCGCATTGGCGGTCAAGAATCGCAACCCAGCGTTTAGCACCAAAGGCATGACCAGTACTAACCATGTGTTTGTATAAGCTATGGACTCCTCTGTCATCAACTTCCACATGCTCCACCCAAGTCACCTGTtacattaaattttgtatttgttgaatTTGTAGCTTATAGATATATAGGCCTAATGTTTTTAGTATATACCTTAGAATATCCATTTGGCATTTCTTGAATCAAACATCCAGAAGCTCGCCGCCAGCATCTAGCCGGGGGATTTGGTTGGAGACTATCCAAAGAGATATCCACAACCGCCCACGAACCATCTCCTTGTTGTTTACAGTAACGTGCAAAATAGGTTTCGCGGGTCGGGACTAATGGAGATGGAACTTGAAACTCTGCAGTCATCTGCAAAACAGAGTGGTTACTTCAGTTCCAAGTTAATGTTtacagaaagaaagaataaaacacTTACCACTTGAAGAGCTCCATTAAAGTTTCCTGCAACTCCGGTGGATAAAACCGCCAATGTCATCGCTCTAGATACCATCCCCGCGAAAATCGTTGACCATTGATTCTGGAACACCATATCACTATGTTGTCAAAAACTCTTCAGTAGAGAAGattacttttaaatatatgCAAAGTGAAAATGTTA
Coding sequences within:
- the LOC109128594 gene encoding uncharacterized protein LOC109128594, translated to MSETRPVPRRESPWGLPEGHREPKAHRCNDRVEDVVQAIFEGNPFKTVPGPFKLFYRCMRSKPGEEPTEPFTYLDLEPPKREVKLE
- the LOC104739056 gene encoding homeobox-leucine zipper protein HDG2-like isoform X1 gives rise to the protein MFEPNMLLAAMNNADSNNHNYNHEDNNNEGFLRDDEFDSANTKSGSENQEGGSGNDQDPLHPNKKKRYHRHTQLQIQEMEAFFKECPHPDDKQRKQLSRELGLEPLQVKFWFQNKRTQMKNHHERHENSHLRAENDKLRNDNLRYREALANASCPNCGGPTAIGEMSFDEHQLRLENARLREEIDRISAIAAKYVGKPVSNYPLMSPPPLPPRPLELGMGNLGGEAYGNNPTDLLKSITTPTEADKPVIIDLAVAAMEELMRMAQVDDSLWKSLVFDDEEYARTFPRGIGPRPAGFRSEASRETAVVIMNHVNIVEILMDVNQWSTIFAGMVSRAMTLAVLSTGVAGNFNGALQVMTAEFQVPSPLVPTRETYFARYCKQQGDGSWAVVDISLDSLQPNPPARCWRRASGCLIQEMPNGYSKVTWVEHVEVDDRGVHSLYKHMVSTGHAFGAKRWVAILDRQCERLASVMATNISSGEVGVITNQEGRRSMLKLAERMVISFCAGVSASTAHTWTTLSGTGAEDVRVMTRKSVDDPGRPPGIVLSAATSFWIPVPPKRVFDFLRDENSRNEWDILSNGGVVQEMAHIANGRDTGNCVSLLRVNSANSSQSNMLILQESCTDPTASFVIYAPVDIVAMNIVLNGGDPDYVALLPSGFAILPDGNANGGGDGGSLLTVAFQILVDSVPTAKLSLGSVATVNNLIACTVERIKASMSCETA
- the LOC104739056 gene encoding homeobox-leucine zipper protein HDG2-like isoform X2, which translates into the protein MFEPNMLLAAMNNADSNNHNYNHEDNNNEGFLRDDEFDSANTKSGSENQEGGSGNDQDPLHPNKKKRYHRHTQLQIQEMEAFFKECPHPDDKQRKQLSRELGLEPLQVKFWFQNKRTQMKNHHERHENSHLRAENDKLRNDNLRYREALANASCPNCGGPTAIGEMSFDEHQLRLENARLREEIDRISAIAAKYVGKPVSNYPLMSPPPLPPRPLELGMGNLGGEAYGNNPTDLLKSITTPTEADKPVIIDLAVAAMEELMRMAQVDDSLWKSLVFDDEEYARTFPRGIGPRPAGFRSEASRETAVVIMNHVNIVEILMDVNQWSTIFAGMVSRAMTLAVLSTGVAGNFNGALQVMTAEFQVPSPLVPTRETYFARYCKQQGDGSWAVVDISLDSLQPNPPARCWRRASGCLIQEMPNGYSKVTWVEHVEVDDRGVHSLYKHMVSTGHAFGAKRWVAILDRQCERLASVMATNISSGEVGVITNQEGRRSMLKLAERMVISFCAGVSASTAHTWTTLSGTGAEDVRVMTRKSVDDPGRPPGIVLSAATSFWIPVPPKRVFDFLRDENSRNEWDILSNGGVVQEMAHIANGRDTGNCVSLLRSANSSQSNMLILQESCTDPTASFVIYAPVDIVAMNIVLNGGDPDYVALLPSGFAILPDGNANGGGDGGSLLTVAFQILVDSVPTAKLSLGSVATVNNLIACTVERIKASMSCETA